Proteins found in one Actinokineospora alba genomic segment:
- a CDS encoding NUDIX domain-containing protein, which translates to MEAVVVGVAIVRDFRLFVARRSQPGSVAGYWELPGAEVAPGEDESSALQRRFTTEFSISLRCVDRILSDRALTAWPTEDLDYDAALLRVWRCQLPSESTLDLDLGDPRPNFSVYDETRWVPIDDLDAVGPWREADRICAGEIADHYNADDLWQRAD; encoded by the coding sequence ATGGAGGCCGTCGTGGTGGGCGTGGCGATCGTGCGTGACTTCCGGTTGTTCGTCGCCCGCCGCTCCCAGCCAGGGTCGGTCGCGGGGTACTGGGAGTTGCCCGGCGCCGAGGTCGCGCCGGGGGAGGACGAGTCGAGCGCGCTGCAGCGGCGGTTCACCACCGAGTTCAGCATCTCCCTGCGCTGCGTCGACCGGATCCTCAGCGACCGGGCGCTGACGGCGTGGCCCACCGAAGACCTCGACTACGACGCCGCGCTGCTGCGGGTCTGGCGGTGTCAATTGCCCAGCGAGTCGACCCTCGACCTGGACCTGGGCGACCCGCGCCCCAACTTCTCCGTCTACGACGAGACGCGCTGGGTGCCCATCGACGACCTCGACGCCGTCGGCCCGTGGCGGGAGGCGGACCGCATCTGCGCGGGCGAGATCGCGGACCACTACAACGCCGATGACCTGTGGCAACGCGCTGATTGA
- a CDS encoding sialidase family protein: MLIRTLGTFIAVILLAFAVPAEAAPPRQLLEDVGSSYPRVIRLEHGPGAGRIITSIGSMIDGKSVGLIHESVDRGRSFQRVAVISDPDLTISRGMCCATLFELPRKVGDMPAGTLLWATTAGLDTGNDRRVRQRVWRSADIGRTWTFLSDIAIAPNAQPGWEPELSVAADGSLVAFYSDESDTTRHDQKLVRVRSADGKTWSAPVDTVKHQRHGVRPGMVGVRALPDGTYFMVYEVCNIDFQRNCGIYFRTSKDGWDWGDPIDLGTQVITEAGRYPRHTPTIAWSPNTGSDGAILLISEMLVEADGSLSAGNGATILVNDPEADDPWEEFPAPIPVTGVNNEGCRNFSPSLLPSRDGRTVLELTTDLDDGVCKTFVATGPIPID, translated from the coding sequence ATGCTGATCCGGACGCTCGGCACGTTCATCGCGGTGATCCTTCTTGCCTTCGCCGTGCCCGCCGAGGCCGCTCCCCCGCGCCAGTTGCTTGAAGACGTCGGCAGCAGCTACCCGCGGGTGATCCGGCTTGAACATGGTCCGGGCGCGGGGCGGATCATCACCAGTATCGGCAGCATGATCGACGGCAAGAGTGTCGGTTTGATCCACGAAAGCGTCGACCGCGGCCGGAGTTTCCAGCGGGTGGCGGTGATCTCCGATCCCGACCTGACGATTTCCCGCGGCATGTGTTGCGCCACGCTCTTCGAGCTTCCGCGCAAGGTCGGTGACATGCCCGCCGGCACCCTGTTGTGGGCGACCACCGCGGGCCTCGACACCGGGAACGACCGTCGGGTGCGCCAGCGGGTGTGGCGCAGTGCCGATATCGGCCGCACCTGGACGTTCCTCTCGGACATCGCCATCGCGCCGAACGCGCAGCCGGGGTGGGAGCCCGAACTGTCCGTCGCCGCCGATGGTTCGCTGGTCGCCTTCTACTCCGACGAGTCGGACACCACCCGGCACGACCAGAAGCTCGTGCGGGTCCGGTCGGCCGACGGCAAGACGTGGAGCGCGCCCGTCGACACCGTGAAGCACCAGCGGCACGGGGTGCGGCCGGGAATGGTCGGGGTACGGGCACTGCCGGACGGCACATACTTCATGGTCTACGAGGTCTGCAACATCGACTTCCAGCGCAACTGCGGCATCTACTTCCGCACCTCGAAGGACGGCTGGGACTGGGGCGACCCGATCGACCTCGGCACCCAGGTCATCACCGAAGCCGGCCGGTACCCCCGGCACACCCCGACCATCGCGTGGAGTCCCAACACCGGCTCCGACGGCGCGATCCTGCTGATCAGCGAGATGCTCGTCGAGGCCGACGGCAGCCTGTCCGCGGGCAACGGAGCGACGATCCTGGTCAACGACCCGGAGGCGGACGACCCGTGGGAGGAGTTCCCGGCACCGATCCCGGTCACCGGCGTGAACAACGAAGGCTGCCGCAACTTCAGCCCGAGTCTGCTGCCGAGCCGCGACGGCCGTACCGTGCTGGAACTGACCACCGACCTGGACGACGGTGTGTGCAAGACATTCGTGGCGACGGGACCGATCCCGATCGATTGA
- a CDS encoding TetR/AcrR family transcriptional regulator has protein sequence MVSTTRTHRTQQERREQTREALLDATITCLVELGYARTTVQEICARAGVSRGAQQHHFTTKTELMTAALEHLFDRLIAEVVSGAAVLAPGRERLIKGIDMLWAAYSGTLSTAAVELWVAARTDPELREALLPVDRALGHATLEALRAAAEGESPESTGQAETMLLLTINLVRGLALDAMIGGDPKRRARLLEEWKAAALQRYLGE, from the coding sequence GTGGTGTCGACCACACGCACCCACCGCACGCAGCAGGAACGCCGCGAGCAGACCCGCGAGGCCCTGCTGGACGCGACGATCACCTGCCTGGTGGAGCTGGGTTATGCCCGGACCACGGTGCAGGAGATCTGCGCGCGGGCCGGGGTGTCCCGAGGTGCGCAGCAACACCACTTCACGACCAAGACCGAGCTGATGACAGCGGCCTTGGAGCACCTGTTCGACCGGTTGATCGCCGAGGTCGTGTCGGGGGCGGCTGTGTTGGCGCCGGGGCGGGAGCGGTTGATCAAGGGCATCGACATGCTGTGGGCGGCCTATTCGGGCACGCTGTCGACCGCCGCCGTGGAGCTGTGGGTGGCCGCTCGGACGGACCCTGAATTGCGTGAAGCTCTTCTGCCGGTGGACCGGGCTTTGGGGCACGCCACTCTCGAGGCGCTGCGTGCGGCTGCCGAGGGTGAGTCTCCGGAGTCGACTGGGCAGGCGGAGACGATGTTGCTGCTGACCATCAACCTGGTTCGTGGACTGGCTTTGGACGCGATGATCGGTGGGGATCCGAAGCGGCGTGCTCGGTTGTTGGAGGAGTGGAAAGCCGCCGCACTTCAGCGCTATCTGGGCGAATAG
- a CDS encoding acyl-CoA dehydrogenase family protein, whose amino-acid sequence MAPTQRSPWMDEDLDAFRDMARSFCEKELTPNVERWMENKQVDRELWTKAGEVGLLCLSIPEEYGGGGGTFAHETVLVEEQARAGDSGWGVLLHNGIVAHYILAYGTEEQKHAWLPKMASGEWVSAIAMTEPGTGSDLQNIKTKAVRDGDEYVINGAKTFITNGGQADVIIVVAKTDPAKGAEGTSLIIVEADRPGFRRGRVLDKIGLKAQDTAELFFDDVRVPATNLLGSAEGQGFVQLMQQLPQERLIIGVTSVVAMELALETTLTYTKDRSAFGRPVFGFQNTKFKLAEIATEARIARVFLDDCIAKHLKGELDIPTVAMLKWWTSDRAMAAIDECLQLHGGYGYMSEYAIARMWTDQRVQKIYGGTNEIMKEIIARTI is encoded by the coding sequence ATGGCTCCCACGCAGCGCTCGCCGTGGATGGACGAAGACCTGGACGCCTTCCGCGACATGGCTCGCTCGTTCTGCGAGAAGGAACTGACGCCCAACGTCGAACGCTGGATGGAGAACAAGCAGGTCGACCGCGAACTCTGGACCAAGGCGGGCGAGGTGGGCCTGCTGTGTCTGTCCATCCCGGAGGAGTACGGCGGCGGTGGCGGCACGTTCGCCCATGAGACCGTGCTCGTCGAGGAGCAGGCGCGCGCGGGGGACAGCGGCTGGGGTGTGCTGCTGCACAACGGCATCGTGGCGCACTACATCCTCGCCTACGGCACCGAGGAGCAGAAGCACGCCTGGCTGCCGAAGATGGCTTCCGGCGAATGGGTCAGCGCGATCGCCATGACCGAGCCGGGCACCGGTTCGGACCTGCAGAACATCAAGACCAAGGCGGTCCGCGACGGTGACGAGTACGTCATCAACGGCGCGAAGACCTTCATCACCAACGGCGGCCAGGCCGACGTCATCATCGTGGTCGCGAAGACCGACCCGGCCAAGGGCGCCGAGGGCACCTCGCTGATCATCGTCGAGGCCGACCGCCCCGGCTTCCGCCGCGGCCGCGTGCTCGACAAGATCGGCCTCAAGGCCCAGGACACCGCCGAGCTGTTCTTCGACGACGTCCGCGTCCCGGCCACCAACCTCCTGGGCAGCGCCGAGGGACAGGGCTTCGTCCAGCTCATGCAGCAGCTGCCGCAGGAGCGGCTGATCATCGGCGTGACGTCGGTGGTCGCGATGGAGCTGGCGCTGGAGACCACGCTGACCTACACCAAGGACCGCTCCGCGTTCGGCAGGCCGGTCTTCGGCTTCCAGAACACCAAGTTCAAGCTCGCCGAGATCGCCACCGAGGCGCGCATCGCCCGGGTGTTCCTCGACGACTGCATCGCCAAGCACCTCAAGGGTGAACTCGACATCCCGACCGTGGCGATGCTCAAGTGGTGGACCAGCGACCGCGCGATGGCGGCCATCGACGAGTGCCTGCAACTGCACGGCGGCTACGGCTACATGAGCGAGTACGCCATCGCTCGCATGTGGACCGACCAGCGCGTGCAGAAGATCTACGGCGGCACGAACGAGATCATGAAGGAAATCATCGCCCGCACGATCTGA
- a CDS encoding CaiB/BaiF CoA transferase family protein, translated as MGTGPLAGLKVVELAGLAPAPFACTVLADLGADVIRVDRAKPGFDVLSFPNDPLTRGRRWIGVDVKSPEGLDLVLKLVDEADVLVEGFRPGVAERMGLGPDALLARNPGLVYGRITGWGQDGPLAEAAGHDINYIAIAGALEPIGQAGHKPTMPLNLVADFGGGGLMLAMGVLAALVERQSSGRGQVVDASMVDGAALLTTSLHGLQNLGLWSKPRGENLLDGGAPFYDTYETADGKFVAVGAIEGRFFAELVKVLGLEDVPDHMNPENWPALRTLLEETLRTRTRDEWAKLAEGTDACLSPVLTPQEAPTHPHNIARGTFVEIGGTTQPAPAPKFSRTVPAIPTQPSDARADTGAVLAELGVPAEEIERLRAAGTIA; from the coding sequence ATGGGAACCGGACCCCTCGCTGGTCTGAAGGTCGTCGAACTCGCGGGCCTCGCGCCCGCGCCGTTCGCCTGCACCGTGCTCGCCGACCTGGGCGCCGACGTGATCCGGGTCGACCGGGCCAAGCCGGGCTTCGACGTGCTTTCGTTCCCGAACGACCCCCTCACCCGGGGGCGGCGCTGGATCGGCGTCGACGTCAAGTCCCCGGAGGGCCTCGATCTGGTGCTGAAGCTGGTCGACGAGGCCGACGTGCTGGTCGAGGGCTTCCGCCCGGGCGTCGCCGAGCGGATGGGCCTGGGCCCGGACGCGCTGCTCGCGCGCAACCCCGGCCTGGTCTATGGCCGGATCACCGGGTGGGGCCAGGACGGTCCGCTGGCCGAGGCGGCCGGACACGACATCAACTACATCGCCATCGCGGGCGCCCTGGAGCCGATCGGCCAGGCGGGCCACAAGCCCACCATGCCGCTCAACCTCGTCGCCGACTTCGGCGGTGGCGGCCTGATGCTGGCCATGGGTGTGCTCGCCGCGCTGGTCGAGCGGCAGTCGTCGGGCCGCGGCCAGGTGGTGGACGCGTCCATGGTGGACGGTGCGGCGCTGCTGACCACCAGCCTGCACGGCCTCCAGAACCTGGGCCTGTGGAGCAAGCCGCGCGGGGAGAACCTGCTCGACGGCGGCGCGCCGTTCTACGACACCTATGAGACCGCGGACGGCAAGTTCGTCGCCGTCGGCGCGATCGAGGGCCGGTTCTTCGCCGAACTGGTCAAGGTGCTGGGCCTGGAGGACGTGCCCGACCACATGAACCCCGAGAACTGGCCCGCGCTGCGCACTCTCCTGGAGGAGACGCTGCGCACCAGGACCCGGGACGAGTGGGCCAAGCTCGCCGAGGGCACCGACGCCTGCCTTTCGCCGGTGCTGACGCCGCAGGAGGCGCCGACGCACCCGCACAACATCGCCCGCGGCACGTTCGTCGAGATCGGCGGGACCACGCAGCCCGCGCCCGCCCCCAAGTTCAGCCGCACGGTCCCCGCGATCCCCACCCAGCCAAGCGATGCGCGGGCGGACACGGGAGCGGTGCTGGCCGAGTTGGGGGTCCCGGCCGAGGAGATCGAGCGGCTCCGGGCGGCGGGAACCATCGCCTGA
- a CDS encoding transcriptional regulator — protein sequence MLDDPGVDALVRQWTAERSHDADAVEAHRIASEWMADAPVAAPGIPGQRARAGASRWSQVESTDPRYLVAMRKRLPGVPEELLSAAAGWWQMVGGVAEAEEWWDAGMSPLDQRALDYRAAGLAPSDLRRRLGPLTVLEHLRRGSAPAWCVARLQRQRRDGAA from the coding sequence ATGCTCGACGACCCCGGGGTCGACGCCTTGGTCCGCCAGTGGACCGCAGAGCGCTCGCATGACGCCGACGCGGTGGAAGCCCACCGCATCGCGTCGGAATGGATGGCGGACGCGCCCGTAGCCGCGCCGGGTATTCCCGGTCAGCGCGCTCGGGCGGGAGCGTCCCGCTGGTCCCAAGTGGAAAGCACCGACCCCCGCTACCTCGTCGCGATGCGCAAGCGTCTGCCCGGGGTCCCGGAGGAGCTGCTCTCCGCCGCGGCGGGCTGGTGGCAGATGGTCGGTGGCGTGGCGGAGGCCGAGGAGTGGTGGGACGCGGGCATGAGCCCGTTGGACCAGCGCGCCCTCGACTACCGTGCCGCGGGCCTGGCGCCCTCGGACCTGCGCAGGCGGCTCGGTCCCCTGACCGTGTTGGAACACCTGCGTCGCGGGAGCGCCCCCGCGTGGTGTGTGGCTAGGCTGCAGCGACAGCGTCGCGACGGCGCGGCCTGA
- a CDS encoding lytic transglycosylase domain-containing protein, with protein MADTNTPVTRRGAGILVRLLVVVLVMVVGVGVVWLVRVAATPQAMPVEIPALEVQAAPVEPGSVVPAGTDAGVAQQPPPRPQAGASGADVLRTWAEKLAGPTGVPARALMAYGNAELVVRSTTPKCRLSWATLAGIGRIESNHGRYGGATLGEDGRPSKPIIGVPLDGSPGVKAISDTDGGMFDGDNQVDRAVGPMQFIPSTWKRWASDANLDGRGDPQQIDDAALAAGRYLCANGRDMGSAAGWWAGVFSYNNSVPYGQKVFGLADGYARTAA; from the coding sequence GTGGCGGACACGAATACCCCGGTGACCCGGCGCGGTGCGGGCATCCTGGTCAGGCTGCTCGTCGTGGTCCTGGTCATGGTGGTCGGCGTCGGTGTCGTCTGGTTGGTCCGCGTCGCGGCGACGCCGCAGGCCATGCCGGTCGAGATTCCCGCGCTGGAAGTCCAGGCGGCCCCGGTCGAGCCGGGGTCGGTGGTCCCGGCGGGCACGGACGCGGGTGTGGCTCAGCAGCCGCCACCGCGGCCACAGGCGGGCGCGAGCGGGGCTGACGTGCTGCGGACGTGGGCGGAGAAGCTGGCGGGTCCTACGGGCGTCCCCGCGCGGGCGCTGATGGCCTACGGCAATGCCGAGCTGGTCGTGCGGTCGACCACCCCGAAGTGTCGCCTGTCGTGGGCCACGCTCGCGGGGATTGGCCGCATCGAGTCCAACCATGGTCGCTACGGCGGTGCCACTCTCGGCGAGGACGGCCGTCCGTCCAAGCCGATCATCGGGGTGCCCCTCGACGGGTCCCCCGGTGTGAAGGCCATCTCCGACACCGACGGCGGCATGTTCGACGGCGACAACCAGGTCGACCGCGCGGTCGGCCCGATGCAGTTCATCCCGTCGACCTGGAAGCGCTGGGCCTCCGACGCGAACCTCGACGGCCGCGGCGACCCCCAGCAGATCGACGACGCCGCGCTGGCCGCGGGCCGCTACCTGTGCGCCAACGGCCGTGACATGGGCAGCGCCGCGGGCTGGTGGGCGGGCGTGTTCTCGTACAACAACTCGGTGCCGTACGGGCAGAAGGTCTTCGGCTTGGCCGATGGCTACGCCCGTACCGCCGCCTGA
- a CDS encoding ATP-binding protein, producing MRDYVSRVVDTELDELFPGLPAITLEGPKGVGKTATAQRRAGTTFALDDPAARELLAADPARLDRADHPVLLDEWQRYPAVWDLVRRSVDRDPTPGRFLLTGSATPVTAPTHSGAGRIVRVRMRPMTLVERGVQAPSVGLGDLLSGRRAPVDGDTAVGLPQYTDEILRSGFPAIRDAPARARRAQLDGYLARIVEHDFPEQGHLVRRPATLLAWLTAYAAASSTTASYNTILDAATPGDSEKPAKTTTIGYRDVLTQLWLLDPVPAWLPSRNPFSRLAQGPKHQLADPALAARLLGATEDSLLSGAATGPRIPRDGTLLGALFESLVALNLRVHAQANEATLHHFRTRDGRHEVDFVIQRGDHKVVAVEVKLSATVDDRDLVHLHWLRDHLGEDLLDAAVITTGPHAYRRADGIAVIPAALLGP from the coding sequence GTGAGAGACTATGTCTCCCGTGTCGTCGACACAGAGTTGGATGAGCTCTTCCCGGGCTTGCCCGCGATCACCCTGGAAGGCCCGAAGGGCGTCGGCAAAACCGCGACCGCGCAACGGCGGGCGGGCACCACCTTCGCCCTCGACGACCCCGCCGCCCGAGAGCTGTTGGCCGCCGATCCGGCAAGGCTCGACCGGGCCGACCATCCGGTGCTGCTCGACGAGTGGCAGCGGTATCCCGCCGTGTGGGACCTGGTGCGGCGGAGCGTCGACCGAGATCCGACTCCCGGCCGCTTCCTGCTCACCGGCAGCGCGACACCCGTGACCGCCCCGACCCACTCGGGCGCGGGCCGCATCGTGCGGGTCCGGATGCGCCCGATGACGCTCGTCGAACGTGGTGTCCAAGCGCCGTCCGTGGGACTGGGCGACCTGCTGTCGGGCAGGCGCGCACCCGTCGACGGTGACACCGCGGTCGGTTTGCCCCAGTACACCGACGAGATCCTGCGCTCCGGCTTCCCGGCGATCCGCGACGCGCCCGCACGGGCACGACGGGCCCAACTCGACGGCTATCTCGCGCGGATCGTCGAGCACGACTTCCCCGAGCAGGGGCATCTCGTGCGGCGCCCGGCGACACTGCTGGCGTGGTTGACGGCCTACGCGGCGGCCTCGTCCACCACCGCTTCCTACAACACGATCCTGGACGCGGCGACCCCCGGTGACAGCGAGAAGCCCGCCAAGACCACGACGATCGGCTACCGCGATGTCCTGACCCAGCTGTGGCTGCTCGACCCGGTGCCCGCGTGGCTGCCCAGCCGCAACCCGTTCAGCAGGCTCGCTCAGGGCCCCAAGCACCAACTGGCCGATCCCGCCTTGGCCGCTCGTCTCCTCGGCGCCACCGAGGACTCACTGCTCTCCGGTGCCGCCACCGGACCGCGGATCCCGCGCGACGGCACGCTGCTGGGCGCGCTGTTCGAATCCCTTGTCGCGCTGAACCTCCGCGTCCACGCCCAAGCCAATGAGGCGACACTGCACCACTTCCGCACCAGGGATGGCCGACACGAAGTCGATTTCGTCATCCAGCGCGGCGACCACAAAGTCGTCGCGGTGGAGGTGAAGCTCAGCGCCACTGTGGACGATCGAGATCTCGTCCACCTCCACTGGCTGCGTGACCACCTCGGCGAGGACCTGCTCGACGCGGCCGTCATCACGACCGGCCCCCATGCCTACCGCCGGGCCGATGGGATCGCCGTGATCCCGGCGGCCCTGCTCGGGCCGTGA
- a CDS encoding DUF3817 domain-containing protein: MSMTDEENPAQAVAAKGIRGALARFRVLAYIVGVGLLALVVAMLVKYVGDNAGPMAVVGPAHGFLYAVYLLFAFDLALKARWSVKGTLMVLVAGMIPFLSFVIERKVTHKVRAGEKL, translated from the coding sequence ATGAGCATGACCGACGAGGAAAACCCGGCCCAGGCAGTCGCGGCCAAGGGGATCCGCGGGGCACTCGCCCGGTTCCGGGTGCTCGCCTACATCGTCGGTGTCGGGCTGCTCGCGCTGGTCGTGGCCATGCTGGTCAAGTACGTCGGCGACAACGCCGGGCCGATGGCGGTCGTCGGCCCCGCCCACGGTTTCCTCTACGCCGTCTACCTGCTCTTCGCCTTCGACCTCGCGCTCAAGGCCCGCTGGTCGGTCAAGGGCACCCTGATGGTCCTGGTCGCCGGGATGATCCCGTTCCTGTCCTTCGTCATCGAGCGCAAGGTGACGCACAAGGTCCGGGCGGGCGAGAAGCTCTGA
- a CDS encoding spermidine synthase: MNTIIEPLAEGMTRVWEMPEVLVETDTDFQHLVIGKTHQGVSLFCDNDRQSTEFSQLTYHEALLVPALLLARKIERVLVVGSSEGVVSQISVAAGASVVDHVDIDRQAVELCAEHLPYGYTTEELSAAVKGEGPVRVHYADGWEFLAQAEAEGAKYDIVLVDLPDERPEFAQHNRLYEEEFLTRCRAVLADGGVVVCQAGCPTMWRNETLIRSMKRFGDIFGTTVYYGSDEHEWAFLFGITDTDANTTERMIERLQTLPYRPESIDADALRGCTIPPYRVRKAL; the protein is encoded by the coding sequence ATGAACACCATCATTGAACCCCTCGCCGAAGGCATGACCCGCGTCTGGGAGATGCCCGAGGTCCTGGTCGAGACCGACACCGACTTCCAGCACCTGGTGATCGGCAAGACCCACCAGGGCGTCAGCCTGTTCTGCGACAACGACCGGCAGAGCACCGAGTTCAGCCAGCTGACCTACCACGAGGCGCTGCTGGTGCCCGCGCTGCTGCTGGCCCGCAAGATCGAGCGCGTGCTCGTCGTCGGGTCCAGCGAGGGCGTCGTCAGCCAGATCTCGGTGGCGGCGGGCGCGTCGGTCGTCGACCACGTCGACATCGACCGGCAGGCCGTCGAACTGTGCGCCGAGCACCTGCCCTACGGCTACACCACCGAGGAGCTCTCGGCGGCGGTCAAGGGCGAGGGCCCGGTGCGGGTGCACTACGCCGATGGCTGGGAGTTCCTGGCCCAGGCCGAGGCCGAGGGCGCGAAGTACGACATCGTGCTGGTCGACCTGCCCGATGAGCGCCCCGAGTTCGCCCAGCACAACCGCCTCTACGAGGAGGAGTTCCTCACCCGCTGCCGGGCCGTGCTGGCCGACGGCGGGGTCGTGGTGTGCCAGGCGGGCTGCCCGACGATGTGGCGCAACGAGACCCTGATCCGGTCGATGAAGCGCTTCGGCGACATCTTCGGCACCACGGTGTACTACGGGTCCGACGAGCACGAGTGGGCGTTCCTGTTCGGCATCACCGACACCGACGCGAACACCACCGAGCGGATGATCGAGCGGCTGCAGACCCTGCCGTACCGCCCGGAGTCGATCGACGCGGACGCCCTGCGCGGCTGCACGATCCCGCCCTACCGGGTCCGCAAGGCCCTCTGA
- the speD gene encoding adenosylmethionine decarboxylase gives MSYDPAPELGVGYFAGRHVLAEFDGVDPLLLDDLSFLQQALEDSLSKAGATICDVVSKQFEPQGVTVLALLSESHASIHTYPEIGSMFVDIFTCGETADPELAVALLRDRLGALEARINTIHRGNPIPAEPAR, from the coding sequence ATGTCGTACGACCCTGCGCCCGAACTGGGCGTCGGCTATTTCGCAGGCCGACACGTGCTCGCCGAGTTCGATGGCGTCGATCCGTTGTTGCTCGACGATCTGAGCTTCCTGCAACAGGCACTCGAGGATTCGCTGAGCAAGGCGGGCGCGACGATCTGCGACGTCGTGTCCAAGCAGTTCGAGCCCCAGGGCGTGACCGTCCTGGCGCTGCTGTCGGAGTCCCACGCGTCGATCCACACCTACCCGGAGATCGGGTCGATGTTCGTCGACATCTTCACCTGCGGGGAGACCGCCGACCCCGAGCTCGCCGTGGCTCTGCTGCGCGACCGCCTGGGCGCGCTCGAAGCCCGGATCAACACCATCCACCGGGGAAACCCGATTCCCGCGGAGCCCGCCCGATGA
- a CDS encoding type III PLP-dependent enzyme, with the protein MHAVLDVPLSAPDVPTRLRAYLDDHAPTTPCLLIDLDVVRANYRAIRAALPEAAVFYAVKANPAPEVVRALVVEGSSFDVASTGEIDLCLAQGATPESLSYGNPIKKAADIAYAYGLGVRRFTFDSEGDLENLAVLAPGSRVSCRFIVDAPQSGTPFGRKFGCDPDMAIRLLARAADLGLSADGACFHVGSQHTDPAAWVSGIAEAARIARALGECGVPTRSLNLGGGFPTGYATPAPPLEVHAAAIRAAVAEHFDTAPELLIEPGRAVVATAGVIRSEVVLVSRKCDTDTHRWVYLDIGRYSGLAETENEYIAYRLLTAHPATPDGPVIIAGPTCDGDDVIYQHTSYSLPLALRAGDHVDILDAGAYTASYSSVSFNGFPPLPTLFVG; encoded by the coding sequence GTGCACGCCGTGCTTGACGTTCCCCTGTCGGCGCCGGACGTCCCCACCCGGCTACGCGCGTATCTCGATGATCACGCGCCGACGACGCCGTGCCTGTTGATCGATCTGGACGTGGTCCGCGCCAACTACCGGGCGATCCGCGCCGCGCTGCCCGAGGCGGCCGTCTTCTACGCGGTGAAGGCGAATCCGGCCCCGGAAGTGGTCCGGGCGCTGGTCGTCGAGGGGTCGAGTTTCGACGTCGCGAGCACCGGTGAGATCGACCTGTGCCTGGCGCAGGGGGCGACGCCGGAGTCGCTGTCCTACGGCAACCCGATCAAGAAGGCCGCCGACATCGCCTACGCCTACGGCCTGGGCGTGCGGCGGTTCACCTTCGACTCCGAGGGCGACCTGGAGAACCTGGCCGTGCTCGCCCCCGGTTCCCGGGTGTCGTGCCGGTTCATCGTCGACGCCCCGCAGTCGGGTACTCCGTTCGGCCGAAAGTTCGGCTGTGACCCGGATATGGCGATCCGGCTGCTGGCCAGGGCCGCGGATCTGGGGCTCTCGGCGGACGGCGCCTGCTTCCACGTCGGCTCGCAGCACACCGACCCGGCGGCCTGGGTCTCCGGCATCGCCGAGGCCGCCCGGATCGCCCGCGCGCTCGGCGAGTGCGGCGTGCCGACCCGCTCGCTCAACCTCGGCGGCGGCTTCCCCACCGGCTACGCGACGCCCGCTCCCCCGCTCGAGGTGCACGCCGCCGCGATCCGCGCCGCCGTCGCCGAGCACTTCGACACCGCCCCGGAACTGCTGATCGAACCGGGCCGCGCGGTGGTCGCGACGGCCGGTGTGATCAGAAGCGAAGTGGTGTTGGTCTCACGAAAGTGCGACACAGACACCCATCGATGGGTGTACCTCGACATCGGGCGGTACTCCGGACTGGCCGAAACCGAGAACGAGTACATCGCATATCGGCTGCTCACAGCCCATCCGGCGACACCGGACGGGCCGGTGATCATCGCCGGGCCGACCTGTGACGGCGATGACGTCATCTATCAGCACACCAGTTACAGTCTCCCGCTGGCATTACGAGCGGGAGACCACGTCGACATCCTCGACGCGGGTGCCTATACGGCGAGCTACTCGTCGGTGTCATTCAACGGATTTCCGCCTCTGCCGACACTGTTCGTCGGCTGA